A window of Ipomoea triloba cultivar NCNSP0323 chromosome 2, ASM357664v1 contains these coding sequences:
- the LOC116010442 gene encoding polyadenylate-binding protein-interacting protein 8-like, protein MAAGAEVSGEAAVVKATATDNYADSGKISDAGSDLSTNAKSESMLDGDKGSDSDPNSILNSKSEYQMQDLVDMLKTLKLNPLAKEFFPSSYHRDQIGANNFVGAHKGLGGPDSVRNYRKRGNNYNQGRRRTSNRLFRAQREDTVRRTVYVSDIDQNITEESLAALFSAYGQVVDCRVCGDPHSRLRFAFVEFADEYSARAALCLSGTILGFSQLKVLPSKTAILPVNPTFLPRSEDEREMCSRTVYCTNIDKKVSQTDVKEFFETRCGEVSRLRLLGDQVHSTRIAFVEFVVAESAILALDCSGEMLGSQHIRVSPSKTPVRPQVSRTDKH, encoded by the exons ATGGCTGCTGGCGCGGAGGTGTCTGGTGAGGCAGCAGTGGTTAAGGCTACTGCTACAGACAATTATGCCGATTCCGGCAAAATTTCCGATGCCGGGTCTGATCTCAGCACTAATGCGAAATCAGAATCCATGTTGGACGGTGATAAGGGGTCCGATTCTGATCCGAATTCGATCCTGAACTCGAAATCAGAGTATCAAATGCAGGATCTTGTTGATATGTTGAAGACTTTGAAGTTGAATCCATTGGCGAAGGAGTTCTTTCCTTCTTCCTATCATCGTGATCAAATTGGAGCCAATAATTTCGTGGGAGCTCATAAGGGTTTGGGGGGGCCTGACAGTGTCCGGAATTAtcgaaag AGAGGAAACAACTACAACCAGGGTAGAAGGAGAACAAGCAATAGGCTTTTCAGAGCTCAAAGAGAAGATACTGTCAGGAGAACAGTCTATGTTTCTGACATTGATCAAAAT ATCACTGAAGAGAGTCTTGCTGCCTTATTTAGTGCCTATGGACAA GTTGTTGATTGCCGTGTTTGTGGTGATCCTCACTCCCGTCTTCGCTTTGCTTTTGTGGAGTTTGCTGATGAAT ACTCTGCTAGAGCAGCTCTTTGCCTCTCTGGCACAATATTAGGTTTCTCTCAACTGAAGGTCCTGCCTTCAAAAACTGCCATCCTGCCTGTGAATCCTACATTCCTTCCCAGG TCAGAGGATGAACGTGAGATGTGTTCTAGGACAGTTTACTGCACAAATATTGATAAAAAG GTTTCCCAAACTGATGTTAAAGAATTCTTTGAAACAAGATGTGGCGAG GTTTCCCGCCTGAGGCTTTTGGGGGATCAAGTTCACTCAACCCGAATTGCTTTTGTTGAATTTGTTGTG GCTGAGAGCGCAATTTTGGCGCTGGACTGTTCTGGTGAAATGTTGGGGTCTCAACACATCAG GGTGAGTCCTTCAAAGACGCCGGTGAGGCCACAAGTCTCGCGCACTGATAAGCATTAG